A genomic region of Pseudomonas frederiksbergensis contains the following coding sequences:
- a CDS encoding response regulator transcription factor codes for MPLALIVDDHPVIRAAVKMVLGAVKDSSNRVMFRTILESSNGVEALQTILAQPPDLVVLDLSIPGLGGLDLLSRLQRDQSPSRVVVFTSYEPGFYVDRCMRAGALGFVSKTNDLQELRKAVQALMSGYTYFPRLDTSSVNLDPLQLNERQMIEKLSDRELTIFRYLALGFRNQEIANVMNLSHKTISTYKTRLIEKLNVKSLVHLVDFAKRNHLI; via the coding sequence ATGCCTTTAGCACTGATTGTGGATGATCATCCGGTTATTCGGGCCGCCGTCAAAATGGTGCTTGGGGCAGTCAAGGATTCCAGCAACAGAGTGATGTTCCGGACCATCCTGGAGTCATCCAATGGTGTTGAGGCGCTGCAAACGATCCTTGCTCAGCCACCTGACCTGGTGGTGCTGGATCTGAGTATTCCCGGGCTTGGCGGGCTGGACTTACTGAGTCGTCTACAGCGCGATCAGTCACCTTCTCGGGTTGTGGTCTTCACTTCCTATGAGCCCGGGTTTTATGTCGACCGCTGCATGAGAGCCGGGGCCTTGGGCTTCGTCTCGAAAACCAATGACCTGCAAGAGCTGCGTAAAGCCGTTCAGGCGTTGATGTCCGGCTATACGTATTTCCCTCGGCTGGACACCAGCTCAGTGAACCTGGACCCGCTGCAACTCAATGAACGGCAGATGATCGAGAAACTCTCCGACCGTGAGCTGACCATCTTCCGCTATCTGGCGCTTGGTTTTCGCAATCAGGAGATCGCCAACGTCATGAACCTCAGCCACAAGACCATCAGTACCTACAAGACCCGTTTGATCGAAAAGCTCAATGTGAAGTCCCTGGTTCATCTGGTGGATTTCGCCAAGCGCAATCATTTGATCTGA
- a CDS encoding transporter substrate-binding domain-containing protein yields MTFFRKCLFAVALVLWTLPVRPVLAEPQPYHLLGRSSVEGYHVELDDSDRLWLRSKGTLVLGASAPEYPPFGITNNGNDYEGLTADYVQLLGELLHVKVQVQRYSSRGQVIEALKQGQVDLLGTANAYEAADPQLVLSSAYADDQPTLVSRVDDSQDLTPDLAGKRVAMLYHYLPPEQVQAFYPKARLQLYPSTLSAIGAVAFGQADVYIGDAISANYLILKNYLNNVQLADFSRMEVNNFSFALARDNQRLLRIVNAALAVIPTEVRLSILRRWSAGGASLSGKNRVHFSDSEQRWLDTHPRVRVAVDGGFVPLSFYSREGEFRGVAADVLAKVALRTGLKFDIQQGFSVPELMDRIKSDQADLLVSLTPSLEREDALRFTRPYLNTPYVLVSRTSADAPSTLDEMIGRRLALTLGSPVREMVAERYPGVRLLVADNAQAAMAMVAKGDADAAINPLIIARYMISGQYRDQLQITSTIGTSSAHMAFATARGARELYSIMDKALFSIPPEEMDELTNRWRSEAVVDDSYWLRYRSTIIQGFAIAGLLLLVALGWIGYLRVLIRKREQAERALNDQLEFMRVLIDGTPHPIYVRDRQGRLMACNNSYLEVIGGERDAAIGKTVIASEFKSVAEAKAYHEEYLQVMEEGLPRVRDRKLTLSESDVRTIYHWMLPYRGSDGQVNGMIAGWVDVSERQRLLEQLREAKNEADDANRAKTTFLATMSHEIRTPMNAVIGMLELAMKKADQGIMDRFAIEVASGAARGLLELIGDILDISRIESGHLSLAPERANLRALVESAARVFEGLARQKHLHLLLDVDAEANRDVLIDPLRFKQIVSNLLSNAIKFTAEGQVRLSVRVTPGSDDQRLAILVRVEDSGSGICMADQLRLFSPFSQASNNLQSARSGSGLGLMISRTLCEMMGGKLELSSVLGQGTQIEVTLELPVLAPLVSDTVTKNLPAPQGQILNILVIDDYPANRLLLSQQLTYLGHRVKEAQDGAHGLRAWRSQHFDVVITDCNMPIMNGYELACAIRDEERTRGIAPGLILGFTANAQPEEKTRCHEAGMDGCLFKPISLGDLGARLASVAPGTVPVPTEEERCEPGDAIDLTNLEQLTRGDEALIKSLLGDLACSNDEDMSRLLNLFTRHDLPALADLAHRVKGGARIIKAQGLIHCCESLEAACEGFDAEQLTAAVDALQQAMERLAETLEQLAD; encoded by the coding sequence ATGACCTTCTTTCGAAAATGCCTGTTTGCGGTTGCGCTTGTCCTCTGGACGCTGCCCGTCCGTCCGGTGCTGGCCGAGCCGCAGCCCTATCACCTGCTGGGCCGTTCCAGTGTCGAGGGTTATCACGTTGAGCTCGACGACAGCGACCGGCTCTGGCTACGCAGCAAGGGCACGCTGGTGCTCGGTGCGTCGGCCCCGGAATACCCGCCGTTCGGCATCACCAACAACGGCAACGACTACGAAGGTCTGACGGCCGACTATGTGCAACTGCTGGGAGAGTTGCTGCACGTCAAGGTGCAGGTGCAGCGTTACAGTTCGCGCGGGCAAGTCATCGAGGCACTCAAGCAAGGGCAGGTCGATCTGCTCGGAACCGCTAACGCGTACGAGGCTGCGGATCCGCAGTTGGTACTGTCCAGTGCCTATGCCGACGACCAGCCGACCCTGGTCAGTCGTGTCGATGACTCCCAAGACCTGACACCGGACCTGGCAGGCAAGCGGGTGGCGATGCTCTACCACTACCTGCCGCCGGAGCAGGTACAGGCGTTCTATCCCAAGGCCCGCCTGCAACTGTACCCCTCAACGCTCAGTGCTATCGGCGCAGTCGCATTTGGCCAGGCGGACGTGTACATCGGCGACGCCATCAGCGCCAACTACCTCATTCTGAAAAACTACCTGAACAATGTCCAGTTGGCAGACTTCTCGCGCATGGAGGTGAATAACTTTTCTTTCGCCCTGGCGCGGGACAATCAGCGTTTGTTACGCATCGTCAATGCTGCATTGGCGGTGATTCCTACGGAGGTGCGCCTGAGTATTCTGCGGCGCTGGAGTGCCGGTGGCGCGAGCCTCTCAGGGAAAAATCGGGTGCATTTCAGTGACAGCGAGCAGCGCTGGCTGGACACTCATCCGCGGGTGCGCGTTGCCGTGGATGGCGGATTTGTGCCTTTGTCGTTCTACAGTCGCGAGGGTGAATTTCGCGGTGTGGCTGCCGATGTTTTGGCCAAGGTTGCACTGCGTACGGGCTTGAAGTTCGATATCCAGCAAGGCTTTTCGGTTCCGGAGTTGATGGACAGGATCAAGTCGGATCAGGCTGATCTGCTTGTCTCCCTGACCCCCAGTCTCGAGCGCGAAGACGCGTTGCGCTTCACGCGTCCCTACCTGAACACGCCGTACGTACTGGTCAGCCGGACATCTGCCGACGCTCCGAGCACGCTGGACGAGATGATCGGTCGACGGTTGGCGCTGACCCTGGGCAGCCCGGTCAGGGAAATGGTTGCCGAGCGCTATCCAGGCGTTCGGCTGCTGGTGGCGGACAACGCCCAGGCGGCCATGGCGATGGTCGCCAAAGGTGACGCGGATGCCGCGATCAACCCCTTGATCATTGCGCGCTACATGATTTCCGGGCAGTACCGTGACCAGCTGCAAATCACCAGCACCATCGGGACCTCATCGGCGCACATGGCCTTTGCTACGGCGCGCGGCGCGCGGGAGCTGTATTCGATTATGGACAAGGCATTGTTCAGCATTCCGCCGGAAGAAATGGACGAACTGACCAACCGCTGGCGCAGCGAAGCCGTGGTCGATGACAGCTACTGGTTGCGTTACCGGTCGACGATCATCCAGGGCTTTGCCATCGCCGGGCTGTTGTTGCTGGTGGCGTTAGGCTGGATCGGTTATCTGCGGGTGTTGATACGCAAGCGTGAGCAAGCCGAACGAGCGCTCAACGATCAGTTGGAATTCATGCGCGTGTTGATTGATGGAACGCCCCATCCGATCTACGTCCGTGACCGCCAAGGGCGCCTGATGGCGTGCAATAACAGTTACCTGGAGGTGATTGGGGGTGAGCGCGACGCGGCCATCGGCAAAACCGTGATTGCCAGTGAATTCAAGAGCGTGGCCGAGGCCAAGGCGTATCACGAAGAGTACTTGCAGGTGATGGAGGAGGGCTTGCCACGGGTGCGTGATCGCAAACTGACCTTGTCTGAAAGTGACGTGCGAACCATCTATCACTGGATGCTGCCGTATCGTGGCAGTGACGGCCAGGTCAACGGAATGATTGCCGGCTGGGTCGACGTCAGTGAGCGCCAGCGACTGCTCGAACAGTTGCGTGAAGCCAAGAATGAGGCCGATGACGCCAACCGCGCCAAAACCACGTTTCTGGCCACCATGAGCCACGAAATCCGCACGCCCATGAATGCGGTGATCGGCATGCTTGAGTTGGCCATGAAAAAAGCCGATCAAGGGATCATGGACCGCTTCGCCATCGAAGTGGCGTCGGGCGCGGCGCGGGGGTTGCTGGAACTGATCGGCGATATTCTGGACATCTCGCGCATCGAATCCGGTCATCTGTCGCTGGCGCCCGAGCGCGCCAACCTGCGCGCACTGGTGGAATCGGCGGCGCGGGTTTTCGAAGGGCTGGCCCGGCAAAAGCATTTGCACTTGCTATTGGACGTGGATGCCGAGGCCAACCGCGACGTCTTGATCGACCCGCTGCGATTCAAGCAAATCGTTTCCAACCTGTTGAGCAATGCGATCAAGTTCACAGCTGAGGGCCAGGTGCGCCTCAGTGTGCGGGTCACGCCTGGCAGCGACGATCAGCGCTTGGCGATCCTGGTGCGTGTCGAGGACTCCGGTAGCGGCATTTGCATGGCGGACCAGCTGCGGTTGTTCAGCCCGTTCAGCCAGGCCAGCAACAACCTTCAATCGGCGCGCAGTGGTTCTGGCCTGGGGCTGATGATCAGTCGCACATTGTGCGAAATGATGGGCGGGAAACTGGAGCTGTCCAGCGTGTTGGGGCAGGGCACGCAGATCGAGGTGACGCTGGAGCTGCCTGTTCTGGCGCCCTTGGTGAGCGACACGGTCACCAAGAATCTTCCGGCGCCCCAGGGCCAGATATTGAACATCCTGGTCATCGACGACTACCCGGCCAATCGCCTTCTGCTGTCGCAGCAATTGACGTACCTGGGGCATCGGGTCAAGGAAGCGCAGGACGGTGCCCATGGTCTGCGGGCCTGGCGCAGCCAGCATTTCGATGTGGTCATCACGGACTGCAACATGCCGATCATGAACGGCTACGAGCTGGCCTGTGCGATCCGCGACGAAGAACGAACCCGAGGCATCGCGCCAGGGCTGATTTTGGGTTTCACGGCCAATGCGCAGCCTGAGGAAAAGACTCGTTGCCACGAGGCCGGCATGGACGGTTGCCTGTTCAAACCCATCAGCCTGGGTGATCTGGGCGCCCGATTGGCGAGTGTGGCTCCGGGCACCGTGCCCGTGCCGACCGAAGAAGAGCGGTGCGAACCGGGCGACGCCATCGACCTGACCAACCTTGAGCAACTGACGCGGGGGGATGAGGCGTTGATCAAGAGCCTGTTGGGAGATTTGGCCTGCAGCAATGACGAGGATATGTCGCGGCTGCTGAATTTGTTCACCCGACACGACTTGCCGGCACTGGCCGATCTGGCGCACCGGGTAAAGGGCGGCGCGCGGATAATCAAGGCACAAGGGCTGATTCACTGTTGCGAAAGTCTGGAGGCGGCATGCGAGGGCTTCGATGCCGAGCAACTGACGGCGGCCGTGGATGCCTTGCAACAGGCCATGGAGCGGTTGGCCGAGACCTTGGAGCAGCTTGCAGACTAA
- a CDS encoding MFS transporter, producing MANPYRALFSAPGSRAFVLAGMVARMPISMTGIGLITMLSQLQGGYALAGSVAATFALATAFCAPQVSRMVDRFGQGRVLPVSALVGGGALLLLLLCTRLQAPNWTLFVFAALAGCMPSMSAMVRARWTEVYRGQPQLHTAYALESVLDEVCFIVGPPLSVGLCVVVFPEAGPLAALLMLAIGVTAFVLQRSTEPPVHPHDADQPGSVVGSGDIRLLMLLMLLMGAMGIIVGVVDVVSVAFAQQQGQPAAASIVLSVYAIGSCLAGLAFGMWKSSVPLPRLFLYGGIATALTTLPLLLAGNILGLSLAVFVAGLFFAPTLIVAMGLVEQIVPPAKLTEGLTWLITGLSIGVAIGAAGSGWLVDAFGARSGFWLSIAAGAVVLGSAVQSYRRLTR from the coding sequence ATGGCAAACCCTTATCGAGCGTTGTTCAGTGCCCCCGGCAGTCGCGCCTTCGTGCTGGCGGGGATGGTCGCGCGCATGCCGATCTCGATGACTGGTATCGGCCTGATCACGATGCTCTCGCAGTTGCAGGGTGGTTACGCATTGGCCGGATCGGTCGCGGCGACCTTTGCCCTGGCTACGGCGTTTTGTGCGCCGCAGGTGTCGCGGATGGTCGACCGTTTTGGTCAGGGCCGGGTGTTGCCGGTTTCGGCCTTGGTCGGCGGTGGCGCACTGTTGCTGCTGTTGCTGTGTACGCGATTGCAAGCGCCGAACTGGACGTTGTTTGTGTTTGCTGCGCTGGCCGGTTGCATGCCGAGCATGTCGGCGATGGTCCGGGCCCGCTGGACCGAGGTGTATCGCGGTCAGCCGCAGTTGCACACCGCGTATGCGCTGGAGTCGGTGCTGGACGAAGTGTGTTTTATCGTCGGGCCGCCGCTGTCGGTGGGGCTGTGCGTGGTGGTGTTTCCCGAGGCCGGGCCGTTGGCGGCGTTGCTGATGTTGGCGATCGGGGTGACGGCGTTTGTGTTGCAGCGCAGCACCGAGCCGCCGGTGCATCCGCATGACGCAGATCAACCGGGATCGGTCGTTGGTTCGGGGGATATCCGCCTGTTGATGCTGTTGATGCTGTTGATGGGCGCCATGGGCATCATCGTCGGGGTGGTGGATGTGGTCAGCGTAGCGTTCGCCCAACAGCAAGGCCAGCCGGCAGCGGCGAGCATCGTGCTGTCGGTGTATGCCATCGGTTCGTGCCTGGCCGGGTTGGCGTTCGGGATGTGGAAGTCGAGCGTGCCGTTGCCGCGTTTGTTTCTGTATGGCGGGATAGCGACGGCGCTGACCACACTACCGTTGCTGTTGGCGGGGAACATTCTCGGGTTGTCGCTGGCGGTGTTTGTTGCCGGGTTGTTTTTTGCACCGACGCTGATTGTTGCCATGGGCCTGGTGGAGCAGATCGTGCCGCCGGCCAAACTCACGGAAGGCCTGACTTGGCTGATCACCGGTTTGAGTATCGGCGTGGCCATCGGCGCAGCCGGTTCTGGCTGGCTGGTGGATGCTTTCGGCGCACGCAGCGGTTTCTGGCTGTCGATTGCGGCGGGGGCCGTGGTGCTGGGTTCGGCAGTGCAGAGCTATCGACGATTGACCCGATAG
- a CDS encoding response regulator gives MPNKALRILIADEQHFHRMKTERNLNQLGYFRIAPVHSLAELLSVVEYGCEPFDLVIINATLCTGTGLDLLAFCQDNQQIRHALIYDAQKAGLPALFAVQRHNVRISQARVPDQETLEDLMSRVDMPAHGSLRGHARQQGGLRA, from the coding sequence ATGCCGAATAAAGCGTTACGTATCCTGATCGCCGATGAGCAGCATTTTCATCGCATGAAAACCGAGCGCAACCTGAACCAGCTCGGTTATTTCCGGATCGCCCCCGTGCACTCCCTTGCAGAGCTGCTCAGCGTTGTCGAATACGGCTGTGAGCCGTTTGATCTGGTGATCATCAATGCAACCTTGTGTACCGGGACCGGCCTGGACCTGTTGGCGTTCTGCCAGGATAACCAGCAAATCCGCCATGCGTTGATCTACGATGCCCAGAAAGCCGGACTGCCCGCGTTGTTCGCCGTCCAGCGGCACAACGTCCGGATCAGCCAGGCCCGCGTACCGGACCAGGAAACCCTCGAAGATCTGATGAGTCGCGTCGATATGCCAGCTCACGGTTCCCTGCGTGGACACGCCCGGCAGCAGGGCGGTTTGCGCGCCTGA
- a CDS encoding EAL domain-containing response regulator: protein MTRAAEMTLPIRVLVLEDHAFARAVAVNMLKQLGCLEVFQASDGAQALAVLQEVGAVDIALCDLCMDGMDGLEFFQRVGLSGLVGSIIISSSLSADLRRAVGQIVSLSGLRLLGDVGKPLHLQALAQLLGKHRSGPRGDLMPDPAPELACESEVRNALREGQLQPYYQPRVNLLTGEVCGVEVLARWLHPLKGTLSPAVFMPALERFELLDELLFTQMDQVLTLQRQAREQGFTLNVAFNLHATQLANHELASTVRAILALHDAPGAGLTFELTESGLLEAPATSLENLVRLRMMGSRLSIDDFGAGFSSLQRLCQLPFNEIKLDGEFVRTLEDAPRCRAVISSTLALGEALGMSVVIEGIETDEQHQQLVELGCTQGQGYLFARPMSGADLLRWLLVSSVSQQKK from the coding sequence ATGACGCGGGCCGCCGAGATGACATTGCCGATCAGGGTTCTGGTGCTTGAGGATCACGCCTTTGCGCGAGCTGTGGCGGTCAATATGCTCAAGCAGTTGGGCTGTCTCGAGGTGTTTCAGGCCAGTGATGGCGCCCAGGCACTGGCTGTTCTGCAAGAAGTCGGAGCGGTGGATATCGCCCTGTGCGATCTGTGCATGGACGGTATGGATGGCCTGGAGTTTTTCCAGCGCGTCGGACTCTCGGGGCTGGTCGGGTCGATTATCATCAGCAGTTCACTGTCGGCCGACTTGCGCCGTGCGGTAGGCCAGATTGTCTCCCTGTCGGGGCTCCGGCTGTTGGGGGATGTCGGTAAACCCTTGCATTTGCAGGCACTGGCTCAGTTACTGGGAAAACACCGCAGTGGTCCTCGCGGCGATTTGATGCCCGACCCGGCGCCCGAGCTTGCCTGCGAAAGCGAGGTGCGGAACGCCTTGCGCGAAGGGCAGTTACAGCCGTACTACCAGCCTAGAGTCAACCTGTTGACCGGTGAAGTTTGCGGCGTGGAAGTGCTGGCTCGCTGGCTGCACCCGTTAAAGGGGACTCTGTCACCGGCGGTGTTCATGCCAGCACTGGAGCGCTTCGAGTTGCTGGACGAGTTGTTGTTTACGCAAATGGACCAGGTATTGACGCTGCAACGGCAAGCGCGGGAGCAAGGATTTACGCTCAATGTCGCTTTCAACCTGCATGCCACGCAGTTGGCTAACCATGAACTGGCCTCCACCGTCAGAGCCATTCTGGCGCTGCACGATGCGCCGGGTGCCGGCCTGACGTTCGAACTGACCGAAAGTGGTTTGCTGGAAGCCCCGGCCACCAGCCTCGAGAACCTGGTGCGCCTGCGAATGATGGGCAGTCGATTGTCCATTGACGACTTCGGTGCCGGCTTTTCGTCGTTGCAGCGTCTGTGCCAGTTGCCGTTCAACGAGATCAAGCTCGACGGCGAATTCGTGCGCACCCTTGAAGACGCACCGCGTTGCCGGGCGGTGATCAGCAGCACCCTGGCCTTGGGTGAGGCTCTGGGCATGTCGGTGGTGATCGAAGGTATTGAAACCGACGAGCAGCACCAGCAGTTGGTGGAACTGGGTTGCACCCAAGGCCAAGGCTATCTGTTTGCACGCCCCATGAGCGGTGCTGACTTGTTGCGCTGGCTGTTGGTGTCATCGGTGTCACAACAAAAAAAATAA
- a CDS encoding MgtC/SapB family protein: MQAIDNINLTSLVDTLVSLSAAFILGGVIGFERQFRQRTAGLRTNVLVAVGAAIFVDMANRLGGADGAVRVVAYVVSGIGFLGAGVIMREEGNVRGLNTAATLWASAAVGACAGADLVLEAALGTVFVLAANTLLRPIVNNINRQPLDVISAEVTNIVYVIAQRSRQKAVFALLEAELERSNYPASDVDVRAFGNDEVEIEATLATTSVDGDELDALVARISLSPLVQQAFWSPSTTE, encoded by the coding sequence ATGCAAGCCATCGACAACATCAACCTGACCTCGCTGGTCGACACTCTGGTCAGCCTCAGCGCGGCGTTCATCCTGGGTGGGGTGATCGGTTTTGAACGCCAGTTCCGTCAGCGCACGGCGGGGCTGCGGACCAACGTGCTGGTGGCGGTGGGCGCGGCGATTTTCGTCGATATGGCCAACCGTCTCGGCGGTGCCGACGGGGCGGTGCGGGTGGTGGCGTACGTGGTGTCCGGGATCGGTTTTCTCGGCGCCGGGGTGATCATGCGTGAAGAGGGCAACGTTCGTGGCCTGAACACCGCCGCGACCCTCTGGGCCTCGGCGGCCGTCGGTGCCTGTGCCGGTGCCGACCTGGTGCTCGAAGCGGCGCTCGGCACCGTATTCGTCCTGGCGGCGAACACCCTGCTGCGACCGATCGTCAACAACATCAACCGTCAGCCACTGGACGTGATCTCGGCCGAAGTCACGAACATCGTTTACGTCATCGCCCAGCGCTCCCGGCAAAAAGCCGTGTTTGCCCTGCTCGAAGCCGAACTGGAACGTAGCAACTACCCGGCCAGCGATGTTGACGTGCGCGCCTTCGGCAACGACGAAGTGGAAATCGAAGCCACCCTGGCCACTACCTCGGTGGACGGTGACGAGTTGGATGCGCTCGTGGCACGAATATCCCTCTCACCCTTGGTGCAACAGGCGTTCTGGAGCCCGAGTACTACCGAGTGA
- a CDS encoding response regulator transcription factor has translation MYKAMVVDDHPFIRSSVKILLEQQHFEVIAEAGNGADAVQLAREHAPDLIILDIAMPKLDGLEVISRISALRLPSRILVLTSQAPQFYAMRCMKAGAAGYISKTEDTGELLKAISAVMGGYTFFPNLSCNSVRRSDVQATDLELIQSLTDRELTILQQLSNGLSNKQIGDVMLLSNKTISTYKTRLIEKLNVKSVVYLADFAKRNNLI, from the coding sequence ATGTATAAAGCGATGGTTGTGGACGATCATCCGTTCATTCGATCTTCAGTCAAGATACTCCTGGAGCAGCAGCACTTCGAGGTGATCGCCGAGGCGGGCAACGGTGCCGATGCCGTGCAACTGGCCCGTGAGCACGCGCCGGACCTGATCATTCTCGACATAGCGATGCCAAAGCTCGATGGCCTGGAAGTCATCAGCCGGATCAGCGCGCTGCGCCTGCCGAGCAGAATTCTCGTGCTGACATCACAGGCGCCGCAGTTCTACGCCATGCGCTGCATGAAGGCGGGGGCCGCAGGCTACATCTCCAAGACCGAGGACACGGGTGAGCTGCTCAAGGCCATTTCGGCGGTCATGGGGGGCTACACCTTTTTTCCGAATCTGTCGTGCAATTCGGTCCGTCGCAGCGATGTCCAGGCAACCGATCTTGAACTGATCCAGAGCCTGACGGACCGTGAGTTGACGATCTTGCAGCAGCTCTCGAACGGCCTCAGCAACAAACAGATCGGTGATGTCATGCTCCTGAGCAACAAAACCATCAGTACCTATAAAACCCGATTGATCGAGAAGCTCAACGTCAAATCGGTGGTGTACCTGGCGGACTTCGCCAAACGTAACAATCTGATCTAG